CATACAAATCAGAATGCAATGGAATTCAATGTAAATGTAGAGTACTGAGAAACCTTTCCATTTTCTAACAGCCAATGATCTGTTATTTTCTATGCAGTTGTTTCCATATCAAATTGTTTCCGAACTTAGGGGGAAAATGGGCGAATGGGATTGCGGGCAGCCTATTATACATCCTCAACTTCACTTGGTGGGCACTGACAAGGTTTATGGAGAAAAACCACAGTCAACATCTTCTCACCCAAGACAACTGCAATTCAAAAACTCACCTTCAAGCCTATTTAGAAGCATCGTTCGAGTCCGGTTTGGTTCCTGAAACTGCTGCAGTTGCTGCAGCGGTCATGGCAGCTGCTGCCACACCCAACTTTGCTCCACCTGCAGCTTTCATCACACTAGCCACCTTTGCAAATGCAGCTATCCCACCTACAAGGATAGCCCTCAATGCTACAGTTGGTTTTACATCCATTCTTTCTGTACCTGCAATGCCGATTTTTACACAAGGACTTGTTCGATCAAAAGAAAGAAGTGTTTCACTAAGCTTCCATAATTTAGAAGCGATCTGTTTTTCaccataaaataaaaattttaagcatttgtgtTGAGGTCCATGGGTCAACTAGTGGGCCTAATCCATGCATCAACTGGTGGAACCAAACCATTCGGGTCAATAAAGTGGGCCTAGTAGCTCCACTTAAGATTTACAATAAATTGCTatctttaaatttgaattttgaatttgaaataataATTCAACAATCAATGGAGTAATTGGCCTTGATTGTAGGGAGTGAATTGGTCTTGATTGCAGGGAGTAAATTAACCTTAGAgtatgaatttgaatttgaatctgATATAATTTGTTACAATTATTTTGAAATGCCACAATTATTTATGTGTCTCTAACCATTGAGGAAAGAATTGAGAAAATTTCCAAACAATCTTTTGCTTAATTGCAAGGAGGATCAGTCCATCCTCGAATTTGGACTAGTTATTTTAATAATCCAAGTACAGTCGTACGGGCCAAATTTAGGTAGGCCAAGCACAAGATAGAAGACAGGGTTGTGATCATCAAGAAGGATATGGGGGAATTGAAGTCTGCCTTGTGAGAGAACTCAAAGAATCGATGGAAGTTCTCTAATCCAAAAATGAGATCTTTCGTAATCAAACTTGCCACAACAGCAAACATCACGAAGAATTTGAGCCTTCAAAAGGCAACAACTTCAGTAATGGAGGATCAGTTCAAGGGAAATGTGCTCGAATTGATTTTCACAATTTTGCTGGGTCATATCCAACGAAATGGGTGTATCATGTAGAACAATTCTTCAAATTTCAAGGTACAACAGAAGAAGATAAGACACTCCTTGTTTCTTTTCACTTGGAATGTGAAGCAGACCATTAGTTCTAGTGGTATGAACGCATCAATCCCACAATGACAAGGGCTATGTTTGTCAAGGCCTTGTTTGTGTGATTCGGACCATCAGATTACAAAGACTTTGCTGAGGCTTTGTCAAAGCTGCGCCAAATGGGACCGTTCGCAATTATCAAATGCAATTCGAGAAGTTGACAAATCATGTGGAAGGATGGCATAAGAAAGAATTGGTTGGGTGTTTTATTGCAGGCTTAAAAGAGGAGATTTGTGCGGACATTAAGCTTTTCCTTCCAACCACAATGTTGACCACAGTGGGTTTAGCTCGCATGCAGGAAGATTGATTACAAAAGTTGCACCACAATTCCTAACCCTTCGAGCCAGGTGCAACCCCCCCACTATCTTCCACAACCTCCGGTGGTGGGCCTACCGTGAAGCACCTCAACTGGCCCGAAATGCAAGCTAGATGCGAAAAAGGCTTGTGTTATAATTGTGATGAAAAGTTTGCATCGGGACACCAATGTAAAACACAACAATTATTTTTGTTAGAAATAGACAAGGAGACCAAAGCcattttagaaaagaaaaaagcagATGCTTCATGAATCGACCAAGATTGCTTTTTACAACAATTTCCCAATGCCGTTAAGGACAAGGTTGTTGCTTAAGGGGTGGGTAATGTTAGAGTCCATGGGTCAACTATTGGGCCAAGGCATTCAAGTCAGTAGAGTGGGCCTAATCCATGGGTCAACTGGTGGACCAAACCATTTGGGTCCACAAAGTGGGCCTAGTAGCTCCACTGAAGATTTACAATTAAGTGTTatctttaaatttgaattttaacttTGAACCAATAGTCTGATAATCAATGGAGTAGATGGCCTTGATTGTAGGAAGTGATTTAGTCTTAATAGTAGGAAGTAAATTAGCTTAGAGTTTGAATTTAAATgtgaatttgaaataatttgttaCAATTA
This region of Magnolia sinica isolate HGM2019 chromosome 1, MsV1, whole genome shotgun sequence genomic DNA includes:
- the LOC131218560 gene encoding uncharacterized protein LOC131218560; translation: MDVKPTVALRAILVGGIAAFAKVASVMKAAGGAKLGVAAAAMTAAATAAVSGTKPDSNDASK